Proteins encoded by one window of Superficieibacter sp. HKU1:
- a CDS encoding YcjX family protein, with product MKRLKNELNALMNRGVDRHLRLAVTGLSRSGKTAFITSMVNQLLNLHAGARLPLLSAAREERLLGVKRVPQRDFGVPRFTYDEGLAQLYALPPTWPTATRGVSEINLALRFRSNDSLLRHFRETSTLYLEIVDYPGEWLLDLPMLAQDYLSWSRQMTGLLQGQRAEWSLKWRELCQGLDPLAPADENRLAEIAAAWTAYLHQCKTEGLHFIQPGRFVLPGDMAGAPALQFFPWPNVDETGESALAQAGRQTNAGMLRERFNYYCEKVVKGFYKEYFLRFDRQIVLVDCLQPLNSGPQAFNDMRLALTQLMQSFHYGQRTLFRRLFSPVIDKLLFAATKADHVTLDQHANMVSLLQQLIQDAWQNAAFEGIAMDCLGLASVQATQSGVIDVEGEKVPALRGHRLDDGTPLTVYPGEVPARLPGQAFWQQQGFQFGAFRPPVLDVDKPLPHIRIDAALEFLIGDKLR from the coding sequence ATGAAGCGACTTAAAAACGAATTAAACGCGCTAATGAATCGTGGTGTGGACCGGCACCTGCGTCTGGCGGTAACCGGCCTGAGCCGCAGCGGTAAAACGGCGTTCATTACCTCGATGGTCAATCAGCTTCTGAACCTCCATGCAGGGGCGCGGTTGCCGCTGCTGAGCGCCGCGCGTGAAGAGCGGCTGTTAGGCGTAAAGCGGGTACCGCAGCGCGACTTCGGCGTTCCCCGTTTTACCTATGATGAAGGACTGGCCCAGCTCTACGCCTTGCCGCCGACCTGGCCGACGGCGACCCGTGGGGTTAGCGAGATCAACCTGGCCCTGCGCTTTCGCTCAAACGATTCGCTGCTGCGTCACTTCAGAGAAACCTCAACGCTGTATCTGGAAATCGTTGATTATCCTGGAGAATGGCTGCTCGATCTGCCGATGCTGGCGCAGGATTATCTGAGCTGGTCCCGGCAGATGACCGGCTTACTACAGGGACAGCGTGCGGAGTGGTCGCTGAAATGGCGCGAGCTTTGTCAGGGTCTTGATCCGCTGGCCCCCGCCGATGAAAACCGGCTAGCGGAGATTGCCGCCGCCTGGACCGCGTATTTGCACCAGTGCAAAACCGAAGGGCTGCATTTTATCCAGCCCGGACGATTCGTGCTGCCCGGCGATATGGCAGGCGCCCCCGCGCTCCAGTTTTTCCCGTGGCCAAACGTTGATGAGACTGGCGAATCCGCTCTGGCGCAGGCAGGGCGACAGACTAACGCGGGCATGCTGCGCGAGCGGTTTAATTATTACTGTGAGAAGGTGGTTAAAGGCTTTTACAAAGAGTACTTCCTGCGCTTTGATCGGCAGATTGTGCTGGTGGATTGTCTGCAACCGCTCAATAGCGGCCCGCAGGCGTTTAACGATATGCGCCTGGCGCTGACGCAATTAATGCAGAGCTTTCATTACGGTCAGCGCACGCTGTTCCGCCGCCTTTTTTCGCCGGTGATTGATAAACTGCTGTTCGCCGCCACCAAAGCCGATCATGTGACTCTCGATCAGCACGCCAATATGGTGTCGCTGCTACAACAGCTGATTCAGGACGCCTGGCAGAACGCGGCCTTTGAAGGTATTGCGATGGACTGCCTTGGTCTCGCCTCGGTGCAGGCGACGCAAAGCGGGGTGATCGACGTAGAGGGTGAAAAAGTGCCTGCGCTACGGGGACATCGTCTTGATGACGGTACGCCGCTGACGGTCTATCCGGGTGAGGTTCCCGCCCGGCTGCCGGGCCAGGCGTTCTGGCAGCAGCAGGGGTTTCAATTTGGAGCGTTTCGCCCGCCGGTGCTGGACGTCGATAAGCCGTTACCGCACATCCGCATCGACGCGGCACTGGAATTTTTAATTGGGGATAAATTGCGATGA
- a CDS encoding YcjF family protein — protein MTEPLKPRIDFAGPLEAEREESFRASRHFNDVDSQTFAPAVADDPLLDEGPAEAAVTAVLRPKRSLWRKMVMAGLALFGVSVVGQGVQWAMNAWHTQDWVALGGCAAGALIVGAGVGSVASEWRRLWRLRQRAHERDEARELLTSHGTGKGRAFCEALARQAGIDQSHPALQRWYAAIHETQNDREIVSLYAHLVQPVLDVQARREISRSAAESTLMIAVSPLALVDMAFIAWRNLRLINRIAALYGIELGYYSRLRLFRLVLLNMAFAGASELVREVGMDWMSQDLAARLSTRAAQGIGAGLLTARLGIKAMELCRPLPWIDDDKPRLGDFRRQLVGQLKDTLQRNKTPGDRSQ, from the coding sequence ATGACTGAACCACTCAAGCCGCGTATTGACTTTGCCGGCCCGCTGGAAGCCGAACGGGAAGAGTCGTTCAGGGCGTCCCGCCACTTTAACGATGTCGACTCACAAACGTTTGCTCCGGCAGTCGCGGACGATCCGCTCCTTGATGAAGGGCCAGCAGAAGCCGCCGTGACGGCGGTACTGCGTCCAAAACGCAGCCTGTGGCGTAAGATGGTGATGGCGGGTCTGGCGCTGTTTGGCGTCAGCGTGGTCGGGCAGGGCGTCCAGTGGGCGATGAACGCCTGGCACACCCAGGACTGGGTGGCGCTTGGGGGGTGTGCCGCCGGAGCGCTGATCGTCGGCGCGGGCGTTGGCTCAGTTGCAAGCGAATGGCGACGTTTGTGGCGGCTGCGCCAGCGGGCGCACGAGCGTGACGAAGCGCGTGAGTTACTTACCAGTCATGGAACCGGTAAAGGGCGCGCGTTTTGTGAAGCGCTGGCGCGCCAGGCGGGTATTGACCAGTCACATCCTGCCTTACAGCGCTGGTATGCTGCGATCCACGAAACGCAAAACGACCGGGAGATTGTCAGCTTATATGCCCATCTGGTGCAGCCGGTACTGGATGTGCAGGCGCGGCGTGAAATCAGCCGTTCGGCGGCTGAGTCTACTTTGATGATTGCCGTTAGCCCACTGGCGCTGGTGGATATGGCGTTTATTGCCTGGCGTAACCTGCGCCTTATCAATCGTATTGCTGCTCTGTACGGTATTGAACTGGGGTATTACAGTCGCCTGCGCCTGTTTCGCCTGGTGCTGCTGAACATGGCCTTTGCCGGTGCCAGTGAGCTGGTGCGGGAAGTGGGAATGGACTGGATGTCTCAGGATCTTGCCGCCCGGCTGTCAACCCGGGCCGCGCAGGGTATCGGCGCGGGATTACTCACCGCCCGGCTGGGTATTAAGGCCATGGAACTGTGCCGTCCATTACCGTGGATTGACGATGATAAGCCGCGTCTGGGCGATTTTCGCCGTCAACTTGTCGGTCAGCTGAAAGACACCCTCCAGCGCAACAAAACGCCGGGCGACCGCTCACAATAA
- the tyrR gene encoding transcriptional regulator TyrR: MRLEVFCEDRLGLARELLDLLVLRGIDLRGIEIDPVGRIYLNFSELEFDSFSRLMAEIRRIAGVTDVRTVPWMPSEREHLALSALLEAMPDPMMSLDTKSKIELANPACCQLLGQSQERLRNHNIGQLIGDFNFLRWLENKPTDSHTEHVVVNGQNFLLEITPVFLEGEDAQPLLTGAVVMLRSTVRMGRQLQNVSAQDVSAFSQIVAVSPKMRHVVEQARKLAMLTAPLLIVGDTGTGKDLIAHACHQASPRAAKPYLALNCASIPEDAVESELFGHAPEGKKGFFEQANGGSVLLDEIGEMSPRMQVKLLRFLNDGTFRRVGEDHEIHVDVRVICATQKNLQELVQKGLFREDLYYRLNVLTLNLPPLRERTQDIMPLTELFVARFADEQGLARPKLAADVSAVLTRYAWPGNVRQLKNAIYRALTQLEGYELRSQDILLPTTDVQLELPGEEAMEGTLDDITSRFERSILIRLYQSYPSTRKLAKRLGVSHTAIANKLREYGLSQKKGEE; this comes from the coding sequence ATGCGTCTTGAAGTCTTTTGTGAAGATCGTCTCGGTCTGGCTCGCGAATTGCTCGATCTGCTGGTGTTGCGCGGTATCGATTTGCGCGGCATTGAGATCGACCCCGTTGGGCGTATTTATCTTAACTTTTCCGAACTGGAGTTCGACTCTTTCAGCCGTCTGATGGCGGAGATCCGCCGCATCGCCGGGGTGACCGATGTCCGCACCGTGCCGTGGATGCCCTCTGAGCGAGAACATCTGGCGCTTAGCGCGCTGCTCGAAGCCATGCCTGACCCGATGATGTCGCTGGATACCAAAAGCAAAATTGAGCTGGCTAACCCGGCCTGTTGTCAGCTGCTGGGGCAGAGTCAGGAGCGTTTGCGCAATCACAATATTGGTCAACTGATTGGCGATTTTAACTTCCTGCGCTGGCTGGAAAATAAGCCCACCGACTCTCATACCGAACATGTGGTGGTAAACGGGCAAAATTTCCTGCTGGAGATCACCCCGGTCTTCCTTGAAGGGGAAGATGCTCAGCCGCTGCTGACCGGCGCGGTGGTGATGCTACGCTCTACCGTGCGGATGGGCCGTCAGTTGCAAAATGTCAGCGCCCAGGATGTCAGCGCCTTCAGCCAGATTGTCGCTGTCAGCCCGAAAATGCGCCATGTGGTTGAGCAGGCGCGCAAACTGGCGATGCTGACGGCGCCTCTGCTGATTGTTGGCGACACCGGGACCGGGAAAGATCTGATTGCCCATGCCTGTCACCAGGCCAGCCCGCGCGCCGCGAAGCCTTATCTGGCGCTCAACTGCGCCTCAATCCCTGAAGATGCGGTGGAAAGCGAGTTGTTCGGCCACGCGCCGGAAGGCAAGAAAGGCTTTTTCGAGCAGGCTAACGGCGGCTCGGTCCTGCTGGATGAGATTGGCGAGATGTCGCCGCGAATGCAGGTAAAACTGCTGCGGTTTCTCAATGACGGCACCTTCCGCCGCGTCGGAGAGGATCATGAAATTCACGTCGATGTGCGGGTGATTTGCGCCACGCAAAAAAATCTTCAGGAACTGGTGCAGAAGGGGCTATTCCGCGAGGATTTGTACTACCGTCTGAATGTCCTGACCCTGAACCTGCCGCCGCTGCGTGAGAGAACGCAGGATATCATGCCGCTGACCGAGCTATTTGTCGCCCGCTTTGCCGATGAGCAGGGGCTTGCCCGGCCAAAACTTGCCGCCGATGTCAGCGCGGTTTTGACCCGCTATGCCTGGCCCGGTAACGTGCGCCAGTTAAAGAATGCTATTTATCGCGCGCTGACCCAGCTCGAAGGCTATGAACTGCGCTCGCAGGATATTCTGTTACCGACGACCGATGTCCAGCTTGAGTTGCCGGGGGAAGAGGCGATGGAAGGCACGCTTGACGATATTACCAGCCGCTTTGAGCGTTCTATTCTCATCCGGCTCTACCAGAGTTACCCGAGCACCCGCAAGCTGGCGAAACGCCTGGGCGTGTCGCATACCGCGATTGCCAATAAACTGCGTGAATATGGGCTGAGCCAGAAAAAAGGCGAAGAGTAA
- the tpx gene encoding thiol peroxidase has translation MSQLVHFQGNPVAVSGTIPAAGTPAQPFTLVAKDLSDVTLAQYAGKRKVLNIFPSIDTGVCAASVRKFNQLATEVNNTVVLCISADLPFAHSRFCGAEGLSNVVTLSTLRNPEFLQDYGVGIEEGALKGLAARAVVVIDESDKVVFSQLVNEITTEPDYAAALETLKA, from the coding sequence ATGTCACAACTCGTGCATTTCCAGGGCAATCCGGTCGCGGTTTCCGGTACTATTCCTGCGGCTGGCACTCCGGCTCAGCCTTTCACACTGGTCGCAAAAGATCTCTCCGATGTCACGCTCGCTCAGTACGCGGGTAAACGCAAAGTGTTGAACATTTTTCCAAGTATTGATACCGGCGTGTGTGCCGCTTCTGTGCGTAAGTTTAACCAACTTGCGACCGAAGTGAATAATACCGTAGTGCTGTGTATTTCTGCGGATCTGCCCTTCGCTCATTCGCGTTTCTGCGGTGCCGAAGGTCTCAGCAATGTAGTCACCCTCTCCACCCTGCGTAACCCTGAGTTTTTGCAGGATTATGGTGTTGGCATTGAGGAAGGCGCGCTGAAAGGGCTTGCTGCCCGTGCCGTGGTCGTCATTGATGAAAGCGATAAAGTCGTCTTCAGCCAGCTGGTAAATGAAATCACCACTGAGCCTGACTACGCGGCGGCGCTGGAAACGCTGAAAGCCTAA
- the ycjG gene encoding L-Ala-D/L-Glu epimerase: MRSLRVYEEAWPLHTPFVIARGSRSEAKVVVVEIEDDGVKGVGECTPYPRYGESIASVMAQIMTVHEQLEAGATTQQIQHMLPAGAARNAVDCALWDLAARKAGQTLAGYLNVALPHQILTAQTVVIGAPEQMAASASTLWQKGARLLKVKMDDHLISERIVAIRAAVPEATLIVDANESWSSEGLASRCQLLADLGVAMLEQPLPAGEDESLANFIHPLPICADESCHTRDSLDGLRGRYEMVNIKLDKTGGLTEALALAQDAREQGFGLMLGCMLCTSRAITAALPLVNQVRFADLDGPTWLAADVEPSLHFTTGELHL; the protein is encoded by the coding sequence ATGAGAAGCCTGAGAGTTTATGAGGAAGCCTGGCCGCTACATACGCCGTTTGTTATCGCCCGAGGCAGCCGCAGTGAAGCGAAAGTGGTGGTGGTTGAAATTGAAGACGACGGTGTGAAAGGCGTCGGCGAATGTACACCGTATCCTCGCTACGGTGAAAGTATTGCCTCAGTCATGGCGCAGATCATGACGGTTCATGAACAGCTGGAAGCAGGCGCGACGACGCAGCAAATCCAGCACATGCTGCCCGCAGGCGCGGCGCGTAACGCCGTTGACTGTGCCTTATGGGATCTGGCCGCGCGCAAAGCGGGGCAAACCCTGGCCGGTTATCTCAACGTCGCACTGCCGCATCAGATTCTGACGGCGCAAACGGTGGTCATCGGTGCGCCGGAACAGATGGCCGCCAGCGCCTCAACGCTGTGGCAAAAGGGGGCGCGTCTGCTGAAAGTTAAAATGGACGATCACCTGATCAGCGAACGTATCGTGGCTATCCGCGCCGCCGTTCCTGAGGCGACGCTGATTGTCGATGCCAACGAATCCTGGAGTAGCGAAGGGTTAGCCTCACGCTGTCAACTGCTGGCGGATCTGGGCGTCGCGATGCTGGAACAGCCGCTTCCCGCCGGAGAGGATGAGTCGCTGGCAAACTTTATTCATCCGCTGCCGATTTGCGCCGATGAAAGTTGCCACACCCGCGACAGCCTGGACGGGCTGCGTGGTCGCTATGAGATGGTCAATATCAAACTGGATAAAACCGGCGGCCTGACTGAGGCGCTGGCGCTGGCACAGGACGCGCGCGAACAAGGATTTGGCCTGATGCTGGGCTGTATGTTGTGCACCTCGCGGGCAATAACGGCCGCGCTACCGTTGGTTAATCAGGTACGCTTTGCCGATCTGGACGGCCCCACCTGGCTTGCTGCCGACGTGGAGCCGTCATTGCATTTTACTACCGGTGAACTTCACCTCTGA
- the mpaA gene encoding murein tripeptide amidase MpaA has protein sequence MTITRPRTERGAFPPGTLHYGRSLLGAPLLWFPAPLAERDSGLIIAGTHGDENASIVTLSCALRTLAPELRRHHVVLTVNPDGCQLGLRANANGVDLNRNFPAANWKAGETVYRWNSAAQQRDVVLLTGDAPGSEPETRALCQLIKQIHPAWVVSFHDPLACIEDPGHSALGEWLAEAFALPLVGSVGYDTPGSFGSWCADINLPCITAEFPPISSDEASEKYLSAMTDLLRWQSQR, from the coding sequence ATGACAATAACTCGCCCCCGTACCGAACGCGGTGCGTTTCCGCCCGGTACCCTGCACTATGGACGCTCATTACTTGGCGCACCGCTACTGTGGTTTCCTGCGCCGCTGGCCGAGCGCGACAGCGGATTAATTATTGCCGGAACCCATGGCGATGAAAACGCATCTATTGTCACCCTCTCCTGCGCGTTGCGTACTCTGGCCCCTGAACTGCGGCGTCATCATGTGGTATTGACGGTTAATCCGGATGGCTGCCAGCTCGGGTTACGGGCAAACGCTAACGGGGTCGATCTCAACCGCAATTTCCCGGCGGCAAACTGGAAGGCAGGCGAAACGGTCTATCGCTGGAACAGCGCAGCGCAGCAGCGCGATGTGGTGTTGTTGACCGGCGACGCGCCGGGTTCAGAACCGGAAACCCGGGCGCTTTGCCAGCTGATCAAGCAGATCCACCCTGCGTGGGTAGTTTCCTTTCACGATCCGCTGGCCTGCATTGAGGATCCGGGCCATTCGGCACTCGGAGAATGGCTGGCGGAGGCGTTTGCCCTTCCGCTGGTGGGCAGCGTGGGCTACGACACCCCTGGATCGTTTGGTAGCTGGTGTGCAGACATTAACCTGCCCTGTATTACCGCTGAATTCCCGCCGATCTCCAGCGATGAAGCCAGCGAGAAATATTTATCAGCTATGACCGATCTGCTTCGCTGGCAATCTCAGAGGTGA
- a CDS encoding peptide ABC transporter substrate-binding protein has product MKYPVSLTCCALCFSSLSFFSFAAEIPPGTVLAEKQELVRHIKDEPATLDPAKAVGLPEIQVIRDLFEGLVNQNEKGEIVPGVASKWQSSDNRVWTFTLRDNARWSDGTPVTAQDFVYSWQRLADPKTLSPFAWFAALAGINNAQAIIDGKMTPDKLGVSAVDAHTFRVQLDKPLPWFASLTASFAFYPVQKANAESGKEWTRPGKLIGNGAYVLKERVVNEKLVVEPNSHYWDNANTVLRKVTFMPINQESAATKRYLAGGIDITESFPKNLYQKLLKDIPGQVYTPPQLGTYYYAFNTEKGPTADARVRLALSMTIDRSLIAEKVLGTGEKPAWHFTPDVTAGFTPQKTQFEQMSQAERNAQAKTLLQAAGYGPDRPLKLTLLYNTSENHQKIAIAVASMWKKNLGVDVKLQNQEWKTYIDSRNTGNFDVIRASWVGDYNEPSTFLSLLTSTHSGNIARFKKPAYDKIIKQATLETTAAARNADYNAAEHIIAEQAPIAPVYQYTNGRLIKPWLKGYPINNPEDVAYSRTMYIIKH; this is encoded by the coding sequence ATGAAGTATCCTGTTTCATTAACCTGCTGTGCGCTGTGTTTTAGTTCGCTTTCATTTTTTTCATTTGCTGCGGAGATCCCGCCTGGCACGGTGCTGGCTGAGAAACAGGAACTGGTGCGCCATATTAAAGATGAACCCGCGACGCTGGACCCGGCAAAAGCCGTTGGACTGCCGGAAATACAGGTTATCCGCGATCTGTTTGAAGGTCTGGTTAATCAAAATGAAAAAGGAGAGATTGTCCCTGGCGTCGCAAGTAAATGGCAGTCCAGTGATAATCGGGTCTGGACATTTACATTACGTGATAATGCCCGCTGGTCGGACGGGACGCCGGTAACGGCGCAGGATTTTGTTTACAGCTGGCAGCGGCTGGCCGATCCTAAAACGCTGTCTCCCTTTGCCTGGTTTGCCGCGCTGGCAGGAATTAATAACGCGCAGGCGATTATCGACGGCAAAATGACGCCAGATAAACTGGGCGTGAGCGCTGTCGATGCCCATACGTTCCGCGTTCAGCTGGATAAACCGCTTCCCTGGTTTGCAAGCCTTACCGCCAGCTTTGCGTTTTATCCGGTGCAAAAAGCCAATGCCGAAAGCGGCAAAGAGTGGACCCGCCCCGGTAAACTCATCGGTAACGGCGCGTATGTGTTAAAAGAGCGGGTGGTTAATGAGAAACTGGTGGTTGAGCCGAACAGCCACTACTGGGATAACGCCAATACCGTTCTCAGAAAAGTCACTTTTATGCCGATTAACCAGGAATCAGCGGCCACCAAACGCTATCTGGCTGGCGGCATTGATATTACCGAATCCTTCCCGAAAAACCTGTATCAGAAGTTGCTTAAGGATATTCCAGGTCAGGTTTATACGCCGCCGCAGCTTGGAACCTATTACTACGCTTTTAATACCGAGAAAGGACCGACTGCCGATGCGCGGGTTCGTCTGGCCCTGAGCATGACTATTGACCGTAGTCTGATCGCGGAGAAAGTGCTGGGTACCGGCGAAAAACCGGCATGGCATTTTACCCCAGACGTCACGGCAGGCTTCACGCCGCAAAAAACGCAGTTTGAACAGATGAGTCAGGCGGAACGTAATGCGCAGGCGAAAACGTTGCTTCAGGCGGCAGGTTACGGCCCGGATCGTCCGCTTAAGCTGACGCTGCTTTATAACACCTCTGAGAACCACCAGAAAATTGCGATTGCCGTGGCATCGATGTGGAAGAAAAACCTCGGCGTGGACGTTAAGCTGCAAAATCAGGAATGGAAAACCTATATTGATTCGCGTAATACCGGTAATTTTGACGTGATCCGCGCATCGTGGGTAGGGGATTACAACGAACCTTCCACCTTTTTGTCGCTGCTGACGTCAACGCACAGCGGAAATATCGCCCGCTTCAAAAAACCGGCGTACGATAAAATTATCAAGCAGGCGACGCTGGAAACGACGGCGGCGGCGAGAAATGCCGATTACAACGCCGCTGAGCATATTATCGCGGAGCAGGCCCCGATTGCACCTGTCTATCAGTACACCAATGGACGATTGATTAAACCGTGGCTGAAAGGCTATCCGATCAATAATCCGGAAGACGTCGCCTATAGCCGGACGATGTATATTATTAAGCACTGA
- a CDS encoding aldo/keto reductase, with protein sequence MQKRYLGQSRLEVSAPGLGCMGLSHGYGPATDTRQAIELIRAAVERGVTFFDTAEVYGPFLNEEVVGEALKPFRDRVVIATKFGFTFGDDNKQQILNSRPEHIREAVEGSLRRLNTDVIDLLYQHRVDPDVPIEDVAGTVKDLIAEGKVKHFGLSEAGAQTIRRAHAVQPVTALQSEYSMWWREPEREILPLLEELGIGFVPFSPLGKGFLTGSIKPGTTFGKDDYRSTVPRFAGQAIEANAKLVSLLGELAAEKGVTSAQIALAWLLAQKPWIVPIPGTTKLHRLEENLGAADIILSQDGLRQITQALETIEIVGERYSPEHQARVGR encoded by the coding sequence ATGCAAAAACGTTATCTGGGTCAATCCCGACTCGAAGTCTCCGCGCCTGGGCTCGGCTGCATGGGCTTAAGCCACGGCTACGGCCCGGCGACCGATACCCGACAGGCTATCGAGCTCATTCGCGCAGCGGTTGAACGTGGCGTCACCTTCTTCGATACCGCTGAAGTGTATGGTCCCTTCCTTAATGAAGAGGTTGTCGGTGAAGCCTTAAAACCATTTCGTGACCGCGTGGTCATCGCCACCAAGTTTGGTTTTACTTTTGGCGACGACAACAAGCAGCAGATTTTAAACAGCCGTCCGGAGCATATCCGTGAAGCGGTGGAAGGATCATTACGCCGTCTTAACACTGATGTCATTGACCTGCTATACCAACACCGTGTCGATCCGGATGTACCCATTGAAGATGTTGCGGGTACGGTAAAAGACCTGATCGCTGAAGGCAAAGTTAAACATTTTGGGCTGTCCGAAGCGGGTGCGCAAACCATTCGTCGTGCGCATGCCGTACAACCTGTCACGGCCCTGCAAAGCGAATACTCCATGTGGTGGCGCGAGCCTGAGCGAGAGATCCTGCCGTTGCTGGAGGAACTGGGTATTGGTTTTGTGCCCTTCAGCCCATTAGGCAAAGGCTTCCTGACGGGATCGATCAAGCCAGGAACCACTTTTGGCAAGGATGATTACCGCAGTACCGTGCCGCGTTTCGCCGGGCAGGCGATTGAAGCCAATGCAAAGCTGGTCTCATTGCTGGGTGAACTGGCGGCAGAAAAAGGCGTGACGTCTGCACAAATCGCGCTGGCATGGCTGCTGGCACAAAAGCCGTGGATTGTGCCTATCCCTGGAACCACGAAACTGCACCGGCTGGAGGAAAACCTGGGGGCCGCCGACATCATTCTGTCGCAGGATGGTTTACGCCAGATAACCCAGGCGCTTGAAACCATTGAAATCGTCGGCGAACGTTACTCTCCTGAACATCAGGCTCGCGTGGGCCGTTAA
- a CDS encoding aldo/keto reductase, whose amino-acid sequence MQTVKLNNGIEMPLLGFGVFQMTDAAECERAVIDAIDTGYRLIDTAASYQNETQVGDALKQTGIARNELFVTTKLWLQDTNYEGAKAQFERSLNRLQLDYVDLYLIHQPYGDVHGAWRAMEELHQAGKIRAIGVSNFHPDRLADLIAFNKIAPAVNQIEVNSFNQQLHAVPWNQSRGIQPEAWAPFAEGKNGVFQHPVLTAIGQQYGKSVGQVVLRWIFQRGIVSLAKSVRKERMKENINILDFELSAEDMLQIAAIDTATSAFFSHRDPARVEWLAGRKLDV is encoded by the coding sequence ATGCAAACTGTAAAACTGAATAACGGGATTGAAATGCCCCTGCTGGGCTTTGGTGTCTTCCAGATGACGGATGCCGCCGAATGCGAAAGAGCGGTTATTGATGCCATCGATACGGGATACCGCCTGATCGATACCGCCGCGTCTTACCAGAATGAAACCCAGGTCGGGGACGCACTGAAACAGACCGGTATCGCCCGTAACGAACTTTTTGTCACAACCAAACTTTGGCTTCAGGATACGAACTATGAAGGTGCTAAAGCCCAGTTCGAACGTTCTCTGAACCGGCTGCAGCTTGATTACGTTGACCTGTACCTGATTCATCAGCCTTATGGCGATGTCCATGGGGCATGGCGTGCTATGGAAGAACTGCACCAGGCAGGCAAAATTCGCGCCATTGGCGTCAGCAACTTCCATCCTGACCGACTGGCCGACCTTATCGCTTTCAACAAAATCGCCCCTGCGGTGAACCAGATTGAAGTGAATTCCTTCAACCAGCAGCTGCATGCGGTTCCATGGAATCAAAGCCGTGGCATTCAGCCGGAAGCCTGGGCTCCGTTTGCTGAGGGTAAAAATGGCGTGTTCCAGCATCCCGTGTTAACGGCGATTGGTCAGCAGTACGGCAAAAGCGTGGGTCAGGTTGTGCTGCGTTGGATCTTCCAGCGAGGCATCGTTTCACTGGCGAAATCGGTGCGCAAAGAACGTATGAAAGAGAACATCAATATTCTCGATTTTGAACTCAGCGCTGAAGATATGCTGCAGATTGCCGCTATCGATACCGCCACCAGCGCTTTCTTCTCCCACCGCGATCCTGCCAGAGTTGAATGGTTGGCCGGCCGCAAACTGGATGTTTAA
- a CDS encoding GIY-YIG nuclease family protein: MNRLTKIGFIKVGFWQIIDGSLKYHLDDRFTDVKNNFYAFVCDGEVKYVGKTTRLLRNRMYHYSLPGPSQSTNIKNNANIIEMLSNNVAVDILVLPDSGLMHYGQFHLNLAAGLEDSIISTISPEWNGIQRPELKSEEVISTESEIITHSSIKQFIFNMTDTYWRRGFFNVPVISSQKFGKDGENIKIVLRDGMSSITAMINRTANQSGSPRIIGGVELRQYFQLNYTIGDVAPFEVITPNMMKLK, encoded by the coding sequence ATGAATCGTTTGACCAAGATTGGTTTTATCAAGGTAGGATTCTGGCAGATTATAGACGGCAGCCTGAAGTACCATCTCGATGACAGATTCACAGATGTTAAGAACAACTTCTATGCATTTGTTTGTGATGGTGAGGTAAAGTACGTTGGTAAAACTACTCGTCTACTACGTAACAGGATGTACCATTATTCACTTCCAGGCCCTTCCCAATCTACGAATATAAAAAATAACGCTAACATCATTGAGATGCTATCTAATAATGTTGCCGTTGATATCTTAGTGCTTCCAGACTCAGGACTAATGCACTACGGGCAATTTCACTTGAACCTTGCTGCTGGTCTTGAGGATTCGATCATTAGTACCATTAGTCCTGAATGGAATGGAATTCAGAGGCCAGAACTGAAGAGTGAGGAAGTAATATCAACTGAATCTGAAATCATCACACATAGTAGTATTAAACAATTCATTTTCAACATGACAGATACATACTGGCGTCGAGGATTCTTCAATGTGCCGGTAATAAGTTCTCAAAAATTTGGTAAAGACGGTGAGAATATCAAGATTGTTCTTCGTGATGGTATGTCTTCTATCACTGCAATGATTAACCGAACTGCCAATCAGTCGGGTTCACCCCGCATTATTGGTGGCGTCGAGCTTAGACAGTATTTTCAACTCAATTACACAATTGGTGATGTTGCACCTTTTGAGGTAATCACACCAAACATGATGAAGCTAAAATAA